The Bacillus sp. F19 DNA segment ACACCAATGACGTATTCTTCTAATGGAATGTTCTCGATTTTTTCCGCACCGCTGCGATAGACCGGTACATCAATAATTGATTTGGCAAGCATGACTTGTTCATCCTTTTTGGCTTGAAGGTCTTCTGATAGTTCACCTTTGGTCTGGTTCATAAAAGGTGCGACTAACAATGTCGGGATCATTAATATGATGAGAAATAATCCGGCAAGAACTAAAAGTATTGGTTTCAAAGATTTCATCTAAGAGCCTCCATATCCGATATGTCGTTTACCGTCTCTACTCAATACTATGGAGGCGGACAACCATTTATGACTGAAAAGCTCTTAAATCTGAAGAATTCCCTTTTGCTTCCACTGTCTATTTCTACATTTTCCGCCGATTTCCTTCGACAATTTGCACGTGTTTTGAATAAGCTAAAATAATTTTTATTAAAATGATTCCTGCTAATGCCCCTGTCAGGTCGTAAATCATATCCACAATCCTGCCGCTGCGCATAGCATATAGCTGAAGGATTTCTGAGGATACGGCGAGAAATACTGCCCATAAAATCGCTGTACGCATCCGGTACATATAAGTCATGATAAGCGTAAAAAAGCAAAAGAAAAAGGCGTGCCCAATTTTTGTGACAACATAAAACTTACTGTGCAGGGCTATATCATGATAGAGAAACAAGTCGGAAAAATCGGGGTCTCTCCGAATGGTAAGACCGATATAATCTCCCGTCAGCAAAGACAGTAAATCACTCGTAAACGAGAACAATGAAAATGCGATAATCAAAAATAAAGCCGTTAAGAATTTCATGAAAACCCTCCTTCGCATTCATCGTCGTCCATTGCTGGGTATTTTATGCAAAAAACATGATATCTGATGTATAAATCATAGTAGAAACAGCAACACTAATAAAGTATTTTTCTTTTGAAACGAAAAGCGGAAACGCACGTTTAGCTCAGGCATGACAGATAAGAATCCGGCAGAAAAGTCCGGGTTTGACTTTTTTGCCGGATTTGTTCTGGCCGAGGAGTTGGGCGCTTCCGCTTGCCATCAATGCGCAAAATCTAAATACTTTCCTAAAACTAATATAAAAAGAAGCTGGAATCCGAGGACTCCAACTTCTTTAGATGTACGTATGTTTAAGCGTTCATGTCGCTTACAGCCTGCTCGGATTTAATCGTGGTTTCTTCAGTGATGCGTTCGATGTCAGCACCGATTGCAGCAAGTTTGCCGTGGAAGTCAACGTATCCTCGGTCAACGTGCTTAAGCTCAGTTACACGAGTGTAGCCGTCTGCAACTAAACCTGCAAGAACAAGTGCTGCACCAGCGCGCAAGTCTGTTGCTGCCACTTCTGCACCTTGCATATTAACTGGACCATTAATGATAACAGAACGGCCCTCAATCTTAATATCCCCATTCATGCGGCGGAATTCTTCCACGTGCATGAAACGGTTTTCGAAAACTGTTTCCGTGATCATAGAAGTTCCTTCAGCTTTCAACAACAATGCCATCATTTGAGATTGCATATCTGTCGGGAAGCCTGGATGCGGCATTGTCTTGATGTCAATGGATTTCAGTTTTTCTGGTCCGATGACACGAAGTCCGTCTTCTTCTTCAGAAATCTGAACGCCCATTTCTTCCATTTTCGCGATCAAAGAAGTTAAGTGTTCCGGCACAGCGCCGCGAACCAATACATTTCCGCCTGTAATAGCTGCTGCAACCATGAAAGTTCCAGCTTCAATGCGGTCAGGAATGATATGATGCTTAACGCCTTTAAGTGTTTCTACACCTTCAATGCGAATCGTGCCAGTTCCGGCTCCGCGCACTTTGCCGCCCATTGCATTAATGTAATTGGCAAGGTCAACGATTTCCGGTTCTTTTGCTACGTTCTCAAGGACAGATGTGCCTTCTGCAAGAGCCGCAGCCATAATAATATTTTCAGTTGCTCCAACACTTGGGAAATCCAAGTAGATTTTTGCCCCGCGAAGTCTTCCAGAGACTTCAGCGTCGATAAATCCGTTCCCAACCTTAATGGTAGCTCCCATTGCTTCGAAGCCTTTTAAATGTTGGTCAATTGGACGTGATCCAATCGCACAGCCGCCTGGCAATGCCACACGTGCACGGCCATTTCTGGCAAGTAATGGACCCATAACTAAAACAGAAGCACGCATTTTGCGTACATATTCGAAAGGAGCTTCCATATTTAGCTCTTTAGATGCATCTACAAACACTTGATTATTTTCAAAGTGTACTTCTGCACCTAAATGGCGCAGCACTTCATTGATTGTATACACATCGGAGAGCGTAGGCACATCACAAATTATGCTTTTTTGTTCACTGGCTAATAAAGATGCAGCGATTACTGGTAAAACGGCATTTTTAGCACCTTCTACTTTAACAGTACCGTTTAACTTACGACCGCCGCGGACGATGATTTTTTCCAAGGTCTTCCCCTCCGCGTCCCAATTTCTATATATTAATATTCAGACGTTATGATTGGTGTTCCTACTGTAACGCTAGTATTATTGCCCAATCCTGCGCCTCTGAGCGCAATTTGAATATTCATGCTGCCTTCATCTGTTGGAATCAGGTGATCCCAATCTGACGTACGTGCGGACACAGATATGAACGAATCTTCTTTAAGCTGTTCAACTGGCACCGCGTTAAATTGTTTAAGCAAACCATTTACCTTCACTTGCAAAACACTACTCATCTTATCATCAAGCTGTCCATTTACACAAGTGAAAATTGTAGGATTTTCATGGAAAATGTCGAAGCTGCGAGTTTGCGCATACTCATGCAGCTGAATCCAATTTTTCCCTGAACCTTCTCCACTGAGCTCATACAAGATATACGACTGTTTTTGTCCGTTTGTGTCGGTTGACTGAATTTGAAGCTTTTCTGTAAATCCCATCTTCTTGTTAAAAAAGATTCCCGATACTTTATGTATCTTGCCATCCACACTTTCATTCGACCACTTATAATGACGAAATTGAGTTTGTAAAAGTTTCATTATTTCTTTAAAAGACTGATTCTCTGCAGAAATCATTTCCTTTGAAAATAAAGACCACTTTTTAACGTCAATTCCCTGTGCTTCCATGCCTTCTACAATAGTTCCAAGTTCAGCTTCCTTCTTGTCAGACCCAATAGCTTGTGCAACAACCGCACCTGTAAGAAATAATAAAAAGATAATAATTGCCAGACTGACTTTTTTCATCGTAACCCACGTCCTCTCCTTAGTAACATTGTTACCGTTTGAGAGGGGCGTATACGTGGAAAAAGTCGTCATTGTTAGACAATCTCAAGGGTGTTCTGCAGTAATCTGTAGGTCATATTCCCCTGTTCTTTATTAGTTAAACGTTCAAATAACAAAAGCTGATGCCTTTTGCTGACTGAAAAGTTCGTTAAAATAAAAAAGGCAGCTGGCGGGACCATATTAAATAATCAAGAAAAAAGTTGCTTACAGCACCTGAGATGGCGATCGTGAGCAGGATCAGCAGCGCACGCGCTTGCATGATTTTTCCTTTTTTCATGGCCTTTTCAATATGCAGCGCCTGCAGTGCCCACCATGTAACCGGAATGAATACAAGATGTGACAAAAGGCCAAGTAATGCTTGCTGATTAAAATCAAGCATAGGTTTTAACAACTCCTATATGTAGCTATTCTTATAGCAAGCATAGCACTTTTTACGAAAACAAAAAAAGAAGAAGCTTTTACACCTCTTCCATTATATAAAATTCTGCCGGCACTTTGATGTTTTTTTTGTAAAAATTAGTGGCAAATTTATGAAATATTTAAGTTCAGAAAATCAAATGCTGCACCTGGGAAAATTCCAAGCAGCACGGTTGCAATCATACAGATGACCGTCACGATCAGAAGCGGTGCACTCCATTTAAATGGCTCCTCGGTTTCTTTTTTCCTGAAAAAGACCTGTGTGAGAATGCCGAAGTAATAAAAGTACGAGACAACGGTTGTGGCTATCATGATGGATGCAAGAACGATCTGCGGCGTGCTGTTGGTAAATGCATTCATGAAGATGGTTATTTTCCCGATAAAGCCCGCCGTGCCAGGGAGTCCTGCAAGCGATAAGAAAAAGATGGCGACGGCGATTGCCGCAAGCGGTGAACGGTGATACAGACCGGCAAAGGCTGTGACATCCTCTGAGCCTGTTTTTCTTCCGACTGCCTGGACAATCGCAAAAGCGCCGAGATTCATGATGACGTACGATAATAAATAGAACCAGATGGCGTCGAAGTAAAAGTAGCCGCCGAAGGATACAAAACCGACAAGCACATATCCAGCATGTGCAATGGACGAATAGGCAAGCAGGCGTTTGATGTTTTTCTGCCTCAGGGCGACTGTATTGCCGACGATCATCGTAATCGCAGCTAAGATGGCAATAAAGCTTTGATAGACCACCAGTATCGACTCCATGCCGTCTTCATCCGGAATGTTGCCAAAGACAGACAGACATAATCTCAGGATGATAATGAACCCGGCTGTTTTTGATACGGCACTCAGAAAAGCTGTGACAGGTGTCGGTGCCCCCTCGTATACATCCGGTGCCCACATGTGAAAAGGAACCGTTGCGATCTTAAAGGATAAACCGACAAAAATGAGCAGGAAAGAGATTCCGGCGATATAGAGATAGCCTGATTCTGTTAAGGCATTCAGCTGCGGAATCATTTCTGTCAGGCTTGTTGTGCCAGTCAGACCGTAGATATAGCTCATCCCGAATAACGTAATGGCCGTTGAGATCCCGCCGTTGATCACATATTTCAGGGCTGATTCATTTGATTGCAGATTTTTTTTGCGTAAGCCGGCAAGTATATAAGAAGAAATGGACAGCAGCTCAAGCCCGACAAATAAGGTGATTAAATCCCGGCTTGATGCCATCATCATGGCTCCTAGAAGCGCTGCGAGCAGCAAGTAATAGAATTCTCCCCGCTCTTTCAAGCCTTCCTGGGGTTCAAAATCGATTGCCAGCAAGAAAACAATCGCTGCTCCAAGAAGTAGAATGAATTTGAACGCTTTTGCAAAGGAATCCAGTACAAACGTGTCATAAAGAATTACTGCGTCCTTTGCACCGATCATAAAAGCAAGACTTATTACGGCGGCCGCAATACCGGCGAAACCTATCCATCCGAGCCATTTACGGCTTTTGCCATCATCCATAAAAAGATCAATAATTGACAGCAGCAGTGCCGTCCCGAGAATGATGAACTCCGGTGTCATGACACTCCATTTATAGCTGAGCAAGGTTTCCATATCCATTGTTCATCACCCCCCTATCCCTTTCATGATGGTCTCGATTGTCAGCTGCAATGGAACGGAAAGTCCATTCGGATAGACGCCAATCAAAATAATGAAAAACAGCAGCACGATGACCGGGATAATCTCATACCACTTCATATCAACGTGCACATGCTCTGATTTCTTTTCGGCTCCAAAGGTGATCGAAAGAACAGCCCTCAAAAGATAAGCAGCGGTCAAAATGATGCCGATTGCCCCGATTGCCCCAAGCTCCGGATGCTGATCGAAGACCCCCATGAACGCCGTCAGTTCACTGATGAAACCGGACATTCCCGGCAAGCCAAGCGAAGCCATTGCACCAGCTAATAAAAAGCCTGCAGCAAGCGGCATGGCTTTCGATAAGCCTGAAAGCTGATCCAATTGAGTTGTTTGAGTTCGTTCGATTAACACTCCCACTAAAAAGAACAGCAGCGCAGAAATTAGTCCGTGTGAAACGACCTGAAAGATCGCACCCTGTATACCAGCTTCATTTAGTGCACCAAGTCCGATGAGCACGATGCCCATATGTGAAATACTCGAATAGGCAAGCACCATTCTGAATTCATTTTGAATGAGCGCCAGGAAGGCTCCATACAGCAGATTCACAAGCCCAAGCACGATTAAAATGGTGCTTAGCTGTGAAAATTGGTCCGGGAATAAGCCAAGACCGAATTTAATCAAACCGAATGCCCCTATTTTCAGAAGGATACCTGAATGAAGCATGACAATGGGCGGCGGAGCCTGAACATGCACTCTCAGCATCCACGTATGCAGCGGGAAGATTGGAAGCTTCACTCCAAATGCAGCGATGAGGGCAATCAGCAAGCCAAGCTTAAAATCCTCTGAGATTGGCCCGATCAGCTGAACATCTGGCGTATTCAGCATTTGGCTCAGCAGGGCAATATTTGTTGTCCCTGTTTTTGAAAAGAGCAGGATGATCACAATCAGCAAGATCGCCGACCCAAATCCGTTATAGAGCAAAAATTGATACGCTGCTTTTTCACGGGCCATGAAGCCCCATTTTCCAATAAGGAAGAACATCGGAATCAGCGTAATTTCAAAAAAGATGAAGAAAAGAATCAAATTCTGGGCCATGAAGACGCCGAGCATGCCGACTTCAAGAAGGAGCAGCAGCATAAAGTAGCTTTTCCAGTTCTTTTTAATAGAAACAGAGGCCGCTGCAGAAAGAGCCGCAAGAATCGATGTGAGCAGAACCATAATCAGCGAAAAGCCGTCCAGCGCAAGCTCGTAATCAACTGTAAACAAGCCAGGCTGCTTGTCATGGTATTGCCCAAACGCAATCCATTCGCGTTTCTCGGCAAATCGCGCGAGATCATTGCCTATCTGATATTGTGCAAACACGATTCCAGACAAAAGGACGGCAGGCAAGGTCGCCAGAAACCCGACAAGTTTTAACGATGTTTCCTGGTCTTTTTTCATAAAAGCAAGAACGATGATTCCAAGTACAGGCGAGAAAACAAGGGCCGTAAGCAGAATGGATGTCATAAGAAGTTCCCCCCTGTCACTGCATATAGAACAAGTAAAATAGCGAGTCCGACAAAGGCAACGGTTCCATACATCTGCACCTGCCCGTTCTGCATTTTCGAACCGATGGCTCCGGCTGACCGGATAATCCCTGTCACTCCTTTTACAGCACCCTCAACCAGGAATTTTTCGAGGTACTTGCAGAAGACGCTGATTGTGTTCGTGAGCCAGACGATCGTCATTCCATAGAGTTCATCAATGAAATATTTGTTTTTAAGCACTGAATGAATCATCGGCACCCGCGATCTTATTTTTTCAGGAGAGATGGATAGTTTGCTGTACATCATGTAAGCAAGCAAGATGCCAAGCAGAGAGACAGCGGTTGCTGCGAACATAATCCATATTGGTCCTTCAATGTGTCCGTGCCCAAGCTGCGGCGAACCTTCCGTCAGCCAGTCACCAAGAAATGTTCCGAACCAGGGAGTGTTGCTGTAGCCTGAGAAAATGGCGAGCACGGCAAGGATACTCATTGGAATCAGCATATTGGACGGTGATTCTTTTACACTTGAAAGCTCTGTTTTCGGACGTCCAGTAAAAACGAGAAAGAAGAGCCGGAACATATAAAAGGCGGTGAAGAAGGCGGCAATGAGTGCCAGCCAGAAAAGGACAGGATTTCCATGTGTCCACGCCGCTATCAGGATTTCATCTTTACTGAAAAATCCTGAGAAGAGCGGGACTCCGCTTATAGCAAGCGTCCCGATCAGAAACAGCGGTCCCGTGAACTTCAGCTTTTTCCACAAGCCGCCCATCTCATCAATGTTTTGTGTATGAACAGCATGAATCACACTGCCCGCTGCGAGAAACAGCAGGGCTTTAAAAAAGGCATGTGTCATTAAATGAAAAACACCCGCGACATAGCCTGCGGAACCAAGCGCAAGCATCATATAGCCAAGCTGACTGACAGTAGAATACGCAAGCACGCGTTTGATATCTTTTTGCACAAGCCCGATGCTTGCAGCGAAAATAGCCGTGAAGGCTCCAATTGTTGCGACAATTAGAAGGGCCGTTTCACTTGCGGCAAATAGCGGATACATGAGAGCTACTAAATAAACACCGGCCGCTACCATTGTCGCCGCATGAATGAGGGCGGAAACAGGCGTCGGACCTTCCATCGCATCCGGCAGCCAGGAATGGAGCGGAAACTGACCTGATTTTCCAATCGCCCCGATGAAGATTAAGAGGCTGATCATGGTAATCATATCAAGTGATACCTTTCCATCTGCGACACTTGCAAAAATCTGGTCATATTCGAAGCTGCCAGCCTGCCAAAAGAGGAGGAGCATGCCGATGAACAGACCAACGTCCCCGATACGGGTCATAATAAAGGCTTTTTTTGCAGCTGCCTTTGCTTCTTCTTTATAAAAATAGAAACCGATCAATAAGAATGATCCGACTCCGACCAGTTCCCAGAAGATATAGAGCTGAAGCAGGTTTGTCGTCATGACAAGTCCGAGCATGCTGAAGGTAAATAAACCGAGATACGCATAAAAAACGGGAAAGCGTTCGTCTCCATGCATATATCCTTTTGAATAAATATGTACAGCTAAGCTTACAAGCGAAACAATCACAAGCATTAAGGCATTTAATTGGTTGATTTCAAAGCCTGCTGTCAGTTCAAAATCCCCAATTGTGAGCCACACGGTTTCCGCTTTAAAGGTGGGTTGTGTAAACCGCTCAAACAATACAGCTAGCGAACCCGCAAATGCAAGAATCATAAGAGTGCTTCCTACAAAGGCACTGCCCTCCCTCAGGCGTTTGCCGAACAGAAGCAGCACGAGGAATGAGACAAGCGGGAACAGCGGGATCATCCAGGCATATGGCATCATTGTATTCAATCCCCTTCTCGTTTAGAGGTTTTAGTGCTTCATAGAGTTATAGTCATCAATATTGACGGATCTCCGGTTACGGTACAGGGCAAATAGGATGGCAAGTCCCACGGCTGCCTCTGCTGCTGCGATCGTGATCGTAAAAAGAGAAAAAACCTGTCCGGTAATATCCGGAACGACGCCGTATTTGCTGAAGGCAACCAGATTAATGTTGGCAGCATTCAGCATAAGCTCGATCGAAATAAGGACGATGACCGTATTTCGTTTCGTTAGGGCTCCGTATAGACCGATGCAAAAAAGAATCAGCGCGAGAACAAGAAAGGCGGATAATGGAATCGAGCTCATTTTTTGTCCTCCTCATTCTCGTCTTTTTTCGCCAGAATAATGGCTCCGACCAATGCGACAAGCAATAGAACGGATGTTAGCTCAAACGGAATGACAAAATGTGAATAAAGGGAGATTCCGATTTGTTCCGTATTTTTCACATGCAGATTGGCAGTCGGCTCCCCAAGCTTGAGATCATAGATACCAAGATACATAACAAGCGCAAATGCAGCGATTCCGAGAAATGTAATAAGCTTTCTTCCGGTGCCCGCTGCGGACTGCTCCTCGTCCTCATGACGCGTGAGCATAATGCCAAACAGCATGATGATTGTAATCGCACCCGAGTAGATTAAGATTTGGACAGCTGCGACAAATTCCGCGGAGAGAAGAATATATAAACCGGCAATACTCACGAATGTGAACACCAGCGATACGACCATATGAACCACTTTTGTCACATTCAGCATGAGAATGCCGCCCCCGATTGCCACCATTGCGAGTCCGACAAAGGCTACATACTCTCCGGTTATACTCACACCTTATTCTCCTCCCTGATGTTCTCATCATTTTCATCCAGCCACTCAAGATTTTTAAAAAGCTGATCGCGGCTGTACTCCGCAAGCTCAAAGTTATTCGTCATTACGATTGCTTCTGTCGGGCAAACCTCTGTGCAGAGATCGCATAAAATGCAAATTTCAAAGTTGATATCATACGTATCAATGATTTTCCCTTTTTTCGCCGGATCCGGATGCTTCTTCCCTGTCAGTTCAATGCAATCCGTCGGACAAATATTCGCGCACTGATTGCAGACAATGCACTTCTCCGGATAAAACTTCTGAATGCCGCGGAACCTGTCAGGCAGCGCAAGTGCATCGTTCGGGTAATCATACGTCACTTTTTTCTTCGTCAAGTTGTTCAGGGTATACGTTAAACCTTTTGCTAAGCCTCGCATGCTCTCACCCCTTGATTTTGTGAGGATCCTGCCGCTGTGCCGGCTTTAGACCGGGCTGCGGCGGGTGTTTCCTGCTTTTACTTGCCGATTAAGGCTGAATACTGTCCAGAATGCTTCTTTTACTAGCCAAAATCCGGGATTTACTTGCCGATTTTTGGATTTACTTTCTATTTTCCAGCCGCCTCCTAAATCAGCGGATAAAATTCGAAGACGGTTTTGGGTATTTATCTTTAAGATTCACTCTGAATTGGGGTTTGACTAAGATTCCGCAGTTTACTCGCCAATTTCGCCTAAATACTTGCCGGAATGCCTCTTTTACTAGCCAAAATCCTTGATTTATTTGCCGAAATGACGAATTTACTTTCTATTTTCCAGCTGACTCCTATTTGAAGAAAATCTCTTTCACAATCGCCGTTATGAAAATATTCGCGAGTGCGACCGGGAGCAGCACTTTCCATCCGAATTCCATCAGCTGATCGGCGCGGATCCGCGGGAATGTGACACGGAACCAGATGAGCGTGAAGATGACCACACTGAATTTGAGGCCGAACCAGATTGCACCAGGAATGAAATCAAGAAATGCAACCGGATTCCAGCCGCCTAAAAATAAAACAGTTGTTAAGGACGCCATTGCGAAAAAATACACATATTCCGACAGCATGAAGAATGCCCAGCGGAAGCCGGAGTACTCGACATGATATCCGGCAACAAGCTCTGATTCCGCTTCTGGCAAGTCAAACGGGGTCCTGTTTAACTCTGCCACCGATGCAATCAGGAAAATGAGAAACCCGATCGGCTGAAGGAAAATAAACCAGACATCCTCTTGTGCATCTACAATCGTATTTAAGTTCAGGCTCCCGGATAACAGGACAACCCCGATGACCGACATGACAAGAGGGATTTCATAGGAAATCATTTGCGCCGCTGCGCGCATCCCGCCGAGCAGAGAGTATTTGTTATTCGAAGCCCAGCCTCCTGTTACAATGCCAATCGTCGTTAAACCCGATATGGCGATGTAAAAAAGCAGGCCGACACCTAAATCTGCAAACTGGAAGGCGTCAGTAAACGGAATCGTTGATAGAACGATAAACGCCGGAGCAAAAGCGATGACAGGAGCAAGAATAAACAGCGGCCTGTCAGCAAGCTTCGGAATTGTGTCTTCTTTTATCAGAAGCTTTAAAACATCTGCCACCGTCTGCAGCAGACCCCATTTGCCCCCTACCTGGTTAGGGCCGATCCGTCCCTGCATAAATCCCATAACTTTGCGCTCTGCCAGAATCCCGTAGGTGACGAAACCAAGGACGACAAACAGGAAAGCTGTTGCAAGCCCAAAGAATATCGCAAAGTTGCCTATGCCCGGTGATGATTGAAGCAAGCCTTCCACCATTATCCGTCCACCTCCCCAAGGACAATGTCAATGGCACCTAGAATGGTAATGAGGTTTGCCATATTTTCTCCTTCCAAAAGCTTTGGCAGGATCTGCAGATTGTAAAAGGAAGGACGCCTGAACTTCAGACGGTATGGCTCTTTTTTTCCTTCACTTGCAATGTAGCAGCCGATTTCACCGCGTGGAGATTCAATCCGTACATATGCCTCTCCTTTAGGTGCTTTAATGATTTTCGGCACTTTTGCGATGATCGGTCCCTCAGCCGGGAATTGTTCAACAGCCTGCTCTAGTATTTTCAGGGATTCCTCAATCTCTTCCATTCGGCATTCGTAACGTGCGAAAGCATCGCCTTTTGTCCGAACTGGCACGTCAAAATCAAACCGGTCGTAAATCGAGTATGGTTCATCCTTGCGAAGGTCCCATTTTACTCCAGTACAGCGCAGATTTGCCCCGCTTAAGGAGTAAGCAAGCGCCTCTTCTTTAGTGTAAATGCCGACCCCTTTTACACGATTTAAGAAGATTTCATTTCCTGACACGAGATCATGATAGCCCTTCAGCTGCTCTCTCATATAAGGAATGAAATCTGCAACCTTTTCAATCCAGCCCTCAGGCGCATCCCACTTCACACCGCCGACCCTCATGTAATTGAAGGTAAGCCTCGCTCCTGAAAGCTCCGTCAGCAAATTAATGATCATTTCCCGCTCGCGGAAGGCATATAAAAATGGACTTACTGCTCCAATATCAAGCAAATAAGTGCCCCACCAGACGAGATGGCTTGCAACTCTTCCAAGCTCCATCGCAATCACCCTTAAATACTCGCCCCGCTCCGGCACCTGAATGCCTGTCATCGTTTCCACAGCATGACAGATGACATAATTGTTCGTCATGGCAGAAAGATAGTCCATGCGGTCTGTATAAGGAATGATTTGTGTGTATTGAAGGTTTTCTGCAAGCTTTTCGGTGCCTCTATGTAAATAGCCGATAACCGGCGTAGCTTCTTTAATGATTTCTCCGTCAATCTTGATCACCAGCCGGAACACGCCATGTGTGCTTGGATGCTGCGGTCCGACATTCAGGAGCATTTCTTCTGTCCGTATCAAAAGCTACACCTCCACATCATAGGGTTCATAATCTTTGCGAAGAGGATGGCCAACCCAATCATCCGGCATCATAATTCTTGTCAGGTTCGGGTGGCCGGTAAAATGAATGCCAAGCAAATCAAATGCTTCGCGCTCAGGCCAGTCCGCTCCTTTCCAAAGCGGTTCAAGGGAATCAATTTCAGGCTTGTCGCGGTCAAGCTTTACTTTCAGCACAACTGTATGGCGATGGACGTAGGAAAAAAGATAAACGTACATTTCCATATGTGTTTCAAAATCAGTGCCATGCAGTTCAGAGACGTAATCAAATGCCAATTCTTCCTGTTCTTTTAAAAACTTGGCGATGGTAAAATAGGATTCTTTCTTTGCAATAAGTGTCGGAGCATCTTTAGACAGCCTATTAATATAGGATTCTTCCAAAACCTCTTTGCCGAGCTGCTCCTCAATTACTTTTACATACTTCTTTAAAGTGGGCTCATTTGGTGAAGGTTCTTCTTGTTGAGGCTGCTCTTCTGGAGTAAGTTTCTTCGCTTTCGCTACAGCAGCTGCTTTTGCTTTTGCGGCTGCGATGGCCTTTGCCTTTTCTTTAGCCAATTCGTCATCTGAAAGATTTTCACGGGAAGCCTTCGCTTTCGCGGCTGCTGCGGCTTTTGCCTTTGCGACAGCTGCTGCTTTTTGCTTGGCTAACTCATCTGCCGGGGCACCTTCTGATTTTGCTTTTTGCTTCGCGAGGGCTGCCGCCTTTGCTTTTGCAGCTGCGACTGCTTTTTGTTTCGCAAGTGCCAGGCCATCTGCTGATTCATTGCCGGCCCCCTCTTCTGCTTGCCTGGCTTTCTGTTTTGCCAGTGCGGCGGCTTTTGCTTTTGCGGCTGCAACTGCTTTTTGTTTCGCAAGTGCCAGGTCATCTGCTGATTCGCTGCCGGCCCCCTCCGCTTGCTTCGCTTTCTGTTTTGCAAGTGCGGCGGCTTTCGCTTTTGCGGCTGCTGCCGCTTTCTGTTTCGCGAGAGCTGTCTCATCTGCCGGTTCAGCTGTTTCCTTTGCCTTTTGCTTTGCAAGTGCAGCGGCTTTCGCTTTTGCAGCAGCTGCTGCTTTTTGCTTCGCGAGGTTAGCGTCATCTATCGTTTCATTCGCTTTAGCTTCCTGCGCTTTTTGTTTCGCAAGTGCCGCGGCCTTTGCTTTTGCAGCAGCTGCCGCCTTCTGTTTCGCAATCCCTGTGCTGTCTGTAGGTATGTTTTCTTGATTTGCCTGCTTTTCAGCCAGCTTTTTCAGGGCAGCTTCCTTTGCTTTTTGAGCGGCTTCACGTTTTAGCTGCTGGATGTCTTTCTCATCGCTCATGGATTATTTCACTCCCTGTTTTCGCCTCAT contains these protein-coding regions:
- a CDS encoding NADH-quinone oxidoreductase subunit C, translated to MSDEKDIQQLKREAAQKAKEAALKKLAEKQANQENIPTDSTGIAKQKAAAAAKAKAAALAKQKAQEAKANETIDDANLAKQKAAAAAKAKAAALAKQKAKETAEPADETALAKQKAAAAAKAKAAALAKQKAKQAEGAGSESADDLALAKQKAVAAAKAKAAALAKQKARQAEEGAGNESADGLALAKQKAVAAAKAKAAALAKQKAKSEGAPADELAKQKAAAVAKAKAAAAAKAKASRENLSDDELAKEKAKAIAAAKAKAAAVAKAKKLTPEEQPQQEEPSPNEPTLKKYVKVIEEQLGKEVLEESYINRLSKDAPTLIAKKESYFTIAKFLKEQEELAFDYVSELHGTDFETHMEMYVYLFSYVHRHTVVLKVKLDRDKPEIDSLEPLWKGADWPEREAFDLLGIHFTGHPNLTRIMMPDDWVGHPLRKDYEPYDVEV